In Gimesia benthica, a single window of DNA contains:
- a CDS encoding GntR family transcriptional regulator, giving the protein MYEATEKLADRAYRYIRQELQEGNLTPGTQLVNRKLAERIGVSVIPVREAIHRLVSEGLVEHVPGAGAFVRNPNREDLEELYVLRDALESCAAAEAARYITPHQLDDLDALMVEFHEIRDLVQQRNEGFATPAQFHRWLDCEAVFHQIVIEASRNRLIAKVIREHSAVTLVFESQRNSSRLLTVELAERTCSDKEKLLAALRAGDGPLAREVMSAQIQRGCRDVLAFLRQQERRS; this is encoded by the coding sequence ATGTATGAAGCCACCGAAAAGCTGGCCGATCGTGCTTATCGTTACATCAGGCAGGAACTGCAGGAGGGGAATCTGACTCCCGGTACGCAGCTGGTCAATCGTAAGCTGGCCGAGCGGATTGGCGTGAGTGTGATTCCCGTGCGTGAGGCGATTCACCGGCTGGTCTCGGAAGGTCTGGTAGAGCATGTGCCTGGCGCGGGTGCCTTTGTGCGGAACCCGAATCGGGAAGATCTGGAAGAGCTCTATGTTCTGCGGGATGCGCTGGAGAGTTGTGCGGCTGCGGAAGCGGCCCGCTACATTACGCCGCATCAGCTGGATGATCTGGATGCCCTGATGGTTGAGTTCCATGAGATCCGCGATCTGGTTCAGCAGCGGAATGAAGGTTTCGCGACCCCGGCGCAGTTTCATCGCTGGCTGGATTGTGAAGCGGTGTTTCACCAGATTGTAATCGAGGCTTCTCGCAACCGTTTGATCGCGAAAGTGATTCGCGAGCACAGTGCGGTCACCCTGGTGTTTGAATCGCAGCGGAACAGCTCTCGACTGCTGACCGTGGAACTGGCCGAGCGGACCTGCAGCGACAAAGAAAAACTGCTGGCCGCGCTGCGGGCCGGCGATGGCCCCCTGGCCCGCGAAGTGATGAGCGCCCAGATCCAGCGCGGTTGCCGGGATGTGCTGGCGTTCCTTCGACAGCAGGAACGTCGCAGCTGA
- a CDS encoding sialidase family protein: MKISLKLIPLILLILNVKLHAADQLPLIDLSKQTERQTVIAAGTPDVYQGHPTTLLMPDQKTIYAVWCINHGGSAGPMARSADGGKTWERIDERLPAGYSTHQNCPSIYRMIGPDGTARLWVFSAALGKRGGPGMPSIMSEDDGKTWKEMPPLGFPCVMTFSSMVRLKDGRYLGLYHRGPDGKDRAPLVVLQTISADGGFTWSKPQIVAEVEGKNPCEPCVFRSPDGKQLCCLMRENTHKGRSLMMFSNDDGQTWTQPVDTPWGLTGDRHKEVFTKDGQLVICFRDQAPGSSSRGDFVAWVGTYDDIVKGRDGKYRIKLLHQYGRKGDCGYPGVELLPDGTIVATTYVKYRDNANQNSVVSVRFKLDELPKAKE; this comes from the coding sequence ATGAAAATCTCCTTGAAGCTCATTCCACTGATCCTGCTCATCTTAAACGTCAAACTGCACGCCGCCGATCAGTTGCCGCTCATCGATCTTTCCAAACAGACCGAGCGTCAGACCGTCATCGCCGCTGGTACTCCCGATGTCTACCAGGGACACCCGACCACACTGCTGATGCCCGATCAGAAAACCATCTACGCTGTCTGGTGCATCAATCACGGCGGTTCCGCCGGTCCCATGGCCCGCAGCGCTGATGGAGGCAAAACCTGGGAGCGAATCGATGAACGACTGCCCGCCGGTTACTCCACCCATCAGAACTGTCCCAGCATTTATCGGATGATCGGCCCCGATGGCACCGCACGCCTCTGGGTCTTCTCAGCTGCACTCGGAAAACGGGGCGGCCCGGGCATGCCCAGCATCATGAGTGAAGACGACGGGAAAACCTGGAAAGAAATGCCGCCCCTCGGTTTCCCCTGTGTCATGACCTTCAGCAGCATGGTCCGCCTCAAAGATGGCCGTTACCTCGGTCTCTACCATCGCGGTCCGGACGGTAAGGACCGGGCGCCGCTGGTCGTCCTACAGACCATCTCCGCAGACGGCGGCTTCACATGGTCCAAGCCGCAGATCGTCGCCGAAGTCGAAGGTAAAAATCCCTGTGAGCCCTGTGTCTTCCGCAGTCCCGACGGCAAACAGCTCTGCTGCCTGATGCGGGAAAATACACACAAAGGCCGCAGCCTGATGATGTTCAGCAACGATGATGGCCAGACCTGGACGCAGCCCGTCGATACCCCCTGGGGCCTGACGGGCGACCGTCATAAAGAAGTCTTCACGAAAGACGGACAGCTGGTGATCTGCTTCCGCGATCAGGCCCCCGGCAGTTCGAGTCGCGGCGACTTTGTTGCCTGGGTTGGCACTTACGACGATATCGTCAAGGGACGGGATGGAAAGTACCGCATCAAGCTGCTGCATCAGTATGGACGCAAAGGCGATTGTGGCTACCCCGGTGTCGAACTCCTGCCCGATGGCACCATCGTCGCGACGACCTACGTCAAATACCGTGACAACGCCAATCAGAACTCAGTGGTCTCCGTTCGTTTCAAATTGGATGAACTTCCTAAAGCGAAGGAATAG